One Bartonella sp. TP genomic window carries:
- the purB gene encoding adenylosuccinate lyase, whose protein sequence is MIPRYARAEMVELWSTQTKYRTWFEIEANICDALAKIGKIPQSAAINIRKRGEAAQFDLQRIEEIETVVKHDVIAFLTHLGEIVGEDARFIHLGLTSSDLLDTSFNLTLMRSTDILLAQLEKLLTSLKNRAMEYKYTMTIGRTHGVHAEPTSFGAKLAYSYSEFLRCKNRLKAAYEEIAVCAISGAVGSFANIDPAIEAYVAEKLHMKIEPISTQIIPRDRHAMFFATLGVIASCIERFATEIRHLQRTEILEVAEGFSNGQKGSSAMPHKRNPILSENLTGLARIIRSYTQPALENIVLWHERDISHSSVERFIGPDACITLDFALSRLTNIVETMIVYPENMLKNLEKLQGLIHSQQILLALTQKGLSREKAYEIVQNNTKKVWDNGNDFFNELAKDPLVKKHLPMAELKAYFDNSYHLTHIDTIFQRVFKGG, encoded by the coding sequence ATGATACCACGCTATGCTAGAGCTGAAATGGTTGAGCTATGGTCGACCCAAACCAAATATCGAACGTGGTTTGAGATTGAAGCTAATATATGTGATGCTTTAGCCAAGATAGGAAAAATACCCCAAAGCGCCGCAATAAACATAAGAAAACGCGGCGAAGCAGCACAGTTTGATTTACAACGTATAGAAGAAATTGAAACTGTTGTTAAACATGATGTAATCGCATTTTTAACCCACCTAGGAGAGATTGTGGGTGAAGATGCGCGTTTCATACATCTAGGGCTAACATCTTCAGATTTACTAGACACTAGCTTTAACTTAACATTAATGCGCTCTACGGATATTTTATTAGCACAATTAGAAAAGTTGCTAACTTCTCTAAAAAACAGAGCGATGGAATATAAATACACCATGACAATCGGGCGCACTCATGGGGTACATGCAGAGCCTACAAGTTTTGGCGCAAAGCTTGCCTATTCTTATAGTGAATTTCTACGCTGCAAAAATAGGTTGAAAGCTGCTTATGAAGAAATAGCTGTTTGCGCCATTTCAGGCGCCGTAGGTAGTTTTGCAAATATTGACCCCGCAATAGAAGCATATGTAGCAGAAAAACTACATATGAAAATAGAGCCAATTTCTACACAAATAATTCCAAGAGACAGACATGCAATGTTTTTTGCTACTTTGGGCGTTATTGCTTCTTGCATTGAACGCTTTGCCACGGAAATTCGCCATTTACAACGTACAGAAATATTAGAGGTAGCAGAGGGTTTTTCAAATGGGCAAAAAGGTTCTTCTGCAATGCCCCACAAGCGTAACCCTATACTTAGCGAAAATTTAACAGGCCTTGCGCGCATAATACGTTCTTATACACAACCCGCATTAGAAAATATCGTGTTATGGCATGAACGCGATATTTCACACTCTTCGGTGGAGCGATTTATCGGGCCAGACGCTTGTATAACCCTAGATTTTGCTTTATCCAGACTTACTAATATTGTAGAAACCATGATAGTATATCCAGAAAATATGCTAAAAAACTTAGAGAAGCTGCAAGGCTTAATACACTCACAGCAAATACTATTGGCCCTTACGCAAAAAGGATTGAGCCGTGAAAAGGCTTATGAAATAGTACAAAATAATACTAAAAAAGTATGGGATAATGGGAATGATTTTTTTAACGAACTTGCAAAAGATCCATTGGTAAAAAAGCATTTACCGATGGCTGAGCTAAAAGCTTATTTTGATAATTCTTATCATTTAACTCATATAGATACTATTTTTCAACGTGTTTTTAAGGGCGGCTAA
- a CDS encoding BolA family transcriptional regulator: MALKAEEIENFIRESIPDAKITINDLAGDGNHYAAEVISTAFIGLSKLQQHRLVYDSLKGNMGDVLHALALTTKTP; encoded by the coding sequence ATGGCACTGAAGGCAGAAGAAATCGAAAATTTCATACGCGAATCTATACCAGACGCTAAAATTACAATAAATGATCTTGCTGGCGATGGAAATCATTATGCTGCGGAAGTTATTTCAACAGCCTTTATAGGCCTTAGCAAACTTCAACAACATCGACTGGTTTATGACAGCCTCAAAGGTAATATGGGCGATGTTTTACATGCTTTAGCCTTAACAACTAAAACACCATAA
- the purQ gene encoding phosphoribosylformylglycinamidine synthase subunit PurQ translates to MKIAIILFPGFNRYTEIKKCLEQYSSPRIDYIWHQETQDLNYDLIIIPGGFSYGDEEGAGTIAARSPIINSIAHSAKRGVMLLGICNGFQILTKAKLLPGQLQENVTKRFICKKLEIEITNNNTRFTQHYRAHQKISLPIAHANGRYSATDNEIKSLVENNQIIMRYSATNNVNGSTAAIAGIINKAGNICGIMPHPENYFLPHQGGTDGLAFFTSIIG, encoded by the coding sequence ATGAAAATTGCTATTATACTTTTTCCTGGATTTAATCGCTATACAGAAATCAAAAAGTGTTTAGAACAATATTCGTCTCCAAGAATAGATTATATTTGGCACCAAGAAACACAAGATTTAAACTATGATCTAATTATTATACCTGGTGGATTTTCCTATGGCGATGAAGAAGGGGCTGGCACTATAGCTGCGCGCAGTCCAATAATAAACAGCATAGCACATAGTGCAAAACGCGGTGTAATGCTTCTAGGCATTTGTAATGGCTTCCAAATTCTTACAAAGGCAAAATTATTACCTGGCCAGTTACAAGAAAATGTAACAAAACGATTCATATGTAAAAAACTTGAGATAGAAATAACAAATAATAATACGCGCTTTACACAACATTATCGGGCTCATCAAAAAATAAGCCTACCCATTGCCCACGCTAATGGTCGCTATAGCGCAACCGACAATGAAATAAAAAGCCTAGTTGAGAATAATCAAATAATTATGCGTTATAGCGCTACAAATAATGTCAATGGTTCAACTGCAGCTATCGCTGGTATAATAAACAAAGCCGGAAATATTTGCGGTATAATGCCTCATCCAGAAAATTATTTTCTACCACACCAAGGTGGTACAGATGGCCTAGCCTTTTTTACCAGTATAATAGGCTAA
- a CDS encoding flavin reductase: MNSSPNLREEYGQAMRYFPSALHIVTTQGAAGKRGLTISACCSLSYAPPTLLICLSKAKQGNKIFLENKVFCVNTLCENDKELATIFGTRSQEERFAAAEWASLVTGAPVLKNSYISFDCRLSTYYEHVTHYALIGEVMAVQSFDDSCKPRPLVYHEKTYNII, from the coding sequence ATGAATAGCTCCCCCAATCTTAGAGAAGAATATGGTCAAGCAATGCGCTATTTTCCTAGTGCTTTGCATATAGTTACAACGCAAGGGGCTGCTGGCAAGCGTGGATTGACCATTTCTGCTTGCTGTTCTTTATCTTACGCTCCACCTACCTTGTTGATTTGCCTTTCCAAAGCTAAGCAGGGGAATAAAATTTTCTTGGAAAATAAGGTGTTTTGTGTAAATACTTTATGCGAAAATGACAAAGAGTTAGCAACTATTTTTGGAACGCGCTCACAGGAAGAAAGGTTTGCTGCAGCAGAATGGGCTAGTTTGGTTACTGGAGCGCCTGTATTGAAGAATTCTTATATTTCTTTTGATTGCCGTTTATCTACATATTACGAGCATGTCACGCATTATGCGCTTATAGGCGAAGTGATGGCGGTGCAGAGCTTTGATGATAGCTGTAAGCCACGTCCTTTAGTTTATCATGAAAAAACCTATAATATTATTTAA
- the rpe gene encoding ribulose-phosphate 3-epimerase, protein MNKSRYIAPSILAADFTRLGQEVADIETAGADWLHIDIMDGHFVPNISFGAGVVRALRPLTELVFDAHLMIDNCDAYIDEFAKAGCDIISIHAENNHHIHRSLAKIKQLGKKAGLAINPGTPIQILEPLLSSIDLILVMSVNPGFGGQSFITETLDKLIKIKSLVKNRPIDIEVDGGVSEENVTELSASGANVFVAGSYIFSGKNVEQYTHRIQKLRQGKN, encoded by the coding sequence ATGAATAAATCACGCTATATCGCCCCGTCCATTCTGGCCGCTGATTTTACCAGACTCGGGCAAGAAGTCGCTGATATTGAAACGGCCGGAGCAGATTGGCTACATATAGATATTATGGATGGACATTTTGTACCAAATATCAGTTTTGGTGCTGGTGTTGTACGTGCTTTACGACCTTTAACCGAATTAGTTTTTGACGCACATTTGATGATAGACAATTGCGATGCTTATATAGATGAATTTGCTAAAGCTGGTTGTGATATCATAAGCATACATGCTGAAAACAATCACCATATCCACCGAAGCTTAGCTAAAATAAAGCAATTGGGTAAAAAAGCTGGCCTGGCTATAAACCCCGGCACTCCTATACAAATTTTAGAGCCCTTATTATCGTCGATAGATTTAATTTTGGTAATGAGCGTAAACCCAGGATTTGGCGGACAAAGCTTTATAACAGAAACCTTAGATAAACTAATTAAAATAAAGTCTTTAGTAAAGAATCGCCCTATCGACATAGAAGTAGATGGCGGAGTAAGCGAGGAAAATGTCACAGAACTTTCAGCAAGTGGAGCAAATGTTTTTGTAGCTGGTTCTTATATATTTAGCGGTAAAAACGTTGAACAATATACCCACCGCATTCAAAAATTACGCCAAGGAAAAAACTGA
- the grxD gene encoding Grx4 family monothiol glutaredoxin, with the protein MDNLKQHIATLIANNDVLLFMKGTPELPQCGFSAQVVKILDHLEVKYKAVDVLDPPELRQAVKDYTNWPTLPQLYIKGEFIGGCDIVREMFQDGELQKLLEAQGVKA; encoded by the coding sequence ATGGATAATCTAAAACAACATATAGCCACTTTAATTGCCAATAATGATGTATTGCTATTCATGAAAGGCACTCCAGAATTACCACAATGCGGCTTTTCGGCTCAAGTAGTAAAAATCTTGGACCATTTAGAGGTTAAGTATAAAGCGGTTGACGTTTTAGACCCCCCTGAATTACGCCAAGCTGTTAAAGATTACACAAATTGGCCAACCCTACCCCAGCTTTATATAAAAGGTGAATTTATAGGCGGATGCGACATTGTGCGCGAAATGTTTCAAGATGGTGAATTACAAAAATTGCTTGAAGCGCAAGGGGTTAAGGCTTAG
- a CDS encoding alpha/beta hydrolase, translated as MKINEANILIISARNFTPQQTNERHWQERWSEHIKTARLLACPNIHAEPAKLFQLWVDQIATVISTSSAPIVLICHSFAVAATCQAIQKLSQDNIEKIKGGFFVSPAIFSFTEQNKISFINNLELSMYPAKKLSFPSFVLASNNDNKLDQKAVRDLSQALGGFFLDAGANGHIDETTGHGPWPEGLMVFSQFMQKL; from the coding sequence ATGAAAATAAATGAAGCTAATATATTAATAATTTCGGCACGTAATTTTACGCCACAGCAAACTAATGAACGTCATTGGCAAGAGCGTTGGAGCGAGCATATAAAAACCGCACGCCTTTTGGCCTGCCCGAACATCCATGCTGAGCCAGCTAAATTATTTCAACTATGGGTAGATCAAATAGCTACGGTTATAAGCACCAGCTCAGCACCAATAGTGCTAATTTGTCATAGCTTTGCAGTAGCAGCAACCTGCCAAGCAATACAGAAATTATCACAAGATAATATAGAAAAAATTAAAGGCGGCTTTTTTGTATCACCTGCTATATTCAGCTTTACGGAACAGAATAAGATATCATTCATAAATAACTTAGAGCTTAGTATGTATCCAGCAAAAAAACTATCTTTTCCTTCTTTTGTGCTAGCTAGCAATAATGACAATAAGCTTGACCAAAAAGCTGTGCGTGACTTAAGCCAAGCCCTAGGCGGCTTTTTTCTTGACGCTGGGGCTAATGGGCATATTGACGAAACTACCGGGCATGGGCCTTGGCCAGAGGGTCTAATGGTTTTTTCACAATTTATGCAAAAATTATAA
- the purL gene encoding phosphoribosylformylglycinamidine synthase subunit PurL yields the protein MVLNCNEHKKIITILKREPNEIEEQLFTALWSEHCSYKSSKIWLQRLYSKNKFVLQGPGENAGAIDIGNDDVLVFKIESHNHPSQIAPYHGAATGVGGILRDIFTMGAKPIALMNILYFGNTEKPYMRNLINEVASGIGAYSNSFGVPNIGGKVIFDNCYNQNILVNVFAAGVTKREKLIRAKTTSQKFSIFYLGAKTGRDGTGGAATASASFTTKSNIPSNSSQIANPFFGRCLFEAFMEMQAKQCIQAATDMGAAGIAGAVSELGAKNTLGIDLYLDNIPILQKNLTAKELLLAETQERLLLAVYDNCENTATAIAKKWGLAFAKIGTTKKKPYLCVYYKKQQIANVPIYALTTQSPTYKLAAKKATYAKKQTHNLVSNNITNDILNLLSNFNKASKNWFYEQFDSYIQGNTIIHPGSDAALIKLEHSEKAIAFSTHANPRYCSADPRLGAMHLVAQCWRNISAIGCKALAVTNNLNFADPNQPEIMGQFISTIKGLNKACKSLNLPIVSGNVSFYNQTDKKTIKPSPTLVAVGLATNWQQTSANKKSNPGDYIFLLGKHGRHLDCSLYKAMQEINFLGKPPKVLLKLERKHGIFVQSLIKTGLANSCLSLGSGGLIAALARFAISEKLGLDIHLPVVKDPLPILFAEDQARYIFSAKKDNVTAIMTKAKTKKIKLHTLGQVKGNKFNIAKICNIDIKELELAYYNPRKFEQWH from the coding sequence ATGGTCTTGAACTGCAATGAACATAAAAAAATAATCACAATACTAAAACGTGAACCAAACGAAATTGAAGAGCAGCTTTTTACAGCCCTCTGGAGCGAGCACTGCTCATATAAATCCAGTAAAATCTGGCTACAACGATTATACAGCAAGAATAAATTTGTTTTACAAGGTCCAGGAGAAAATGCTGGCGCAATAGATATTGGCAATGACGATGTCTTAGTATTTAAAATCGAAAGCCATAACCACCCGTCACAAATTGCTCCATATCATGGCGCAGCTACAGGAGTTGGTGGAATTTTACGAGATATCTTTACAATGGGCGCAAAACCTATTGCTTTAATGAATATACTATATTTTGGTAATACCGAAAAACCTTACATGAGAAATTTAATAAATGAAGTTGCCTCCGGCATTGGCGCTTATAGCAATAGTTTTGGCGTACCAAATATTGGCGGCAAAGTAATTTTTGACAATTGTTATAATCAAAATATTTTAGTTAATGTTTTTGCGGCAGGAGTTACAAAACGCGAAAAGTTAATCCGCGCCAAAACAACTTCACAAAAATTTTCAATATTCTACCTTGGCGCAAAAACTGGTCGTGACGGTACTGGAGGCGCCGCTACAGCTTCAGCAAGCTTTACTACAAAATCAAATATCCCCAGCAACAGCTCACAAATTGCAAACCCCTTTTTTGGGCGCTGTTTATTTGAAGCTTTTATGGAAATGCAAGCAAAGCAATGTATACAAGCTGCAACAGATATGGGCGCGGCTGGCATTGCAGGAGCCGTAAGTGAACTTGGAGCAAAAAATACATTAGGTATAGATTTATACTTAGATAATATACCAATACTGCAAAAAAACTTAACAGCAAAAGAATTATTACTAGCAGAAACGCAAGAGCGTTTGTTACTAGCGGTGTATGATAATTGTGAAAATACAGCTACAGCCATAGCGAAAAAATGGGGTTTAGCTTTTGCTAAAATAGGTACTACCAAAAAAAAGCCATATTTGTGTGTGTATTATAAAAAACAACAAATTGCAAATGTCCCAATATACGCCTTAACAACGCAAAGTCCAACTTACAAATTAGCAGCAAAAAAAGCAACCTATGCAAAAAAGCAAACACATAACCTAGTTTCAAACAATATAACCAATGATATTTTAAATTTACTAAGCAATTTTAACAAAGCATCCAAAAATTGGTTTTATGAACAATTTGACAGCTATATACAAGGCAATACAATTATACATCCAGGCAGCGATGCAGCCTTAATAAAACTTGAGCATAGCGAGAAAGCAATCGCCTTCAGCACACATGCTAATCCGCGATATTGTTCAGCCGACCCTCGTTTAGGAGCAATGCATTTAGTCGCACAATGCTGGCGTAACATCAGCGCCATAGGATGCAAAGCGTTAGCCGTAACGAATAATTTAAACTTTGCTGATCCGAATCAACCAGAAATAATGGGGCAATTTATCTCTACAATCAAAGGACTCAACAAGGCTTGCAAAAGCTTAAATTTACCAATAGTTTCTGGTAATGTTTCATTTTATAATCAAACAGATAAGAAAACAATAAAGCCTAGCCCAACTTTAGTTGCCGTGGGGCTAGCAACAAATTGGCAACAAACAAGCGCGAATAAAAAGTCTAATCCTGGCGATTATATTTTTTTACTCGGAAAACATGGACGGCACTTAGATTGCTCCTTATACAAAGCCATGCAAGAAATTAATTTTTTAGGCAAACCGCCCAAAGTGCTGCTAAAGCTTGAGCGAAAACACGGTATTTTTGTACAAAGCTTAATAAAAACAGGGCTAGCGAATAGCTGCCTCAGTCTGGGCAGCGGTGGGTTAATAGCCGCATTGGCTCGCTTTGCAATATCAGAAAAGTTGGGTTTAGATATTCATTTGCCAGTCGTGAAAGACCCATTGCCAATTTTATTTGCCGAAGATCAAGCCCGTTATATTTTCAGTGCCAAAAAAGATAACGTGACGGCGATTATGACAAAGGCAAAAACTAAAAAGATTAAACTACACACACTAGGCCAAGTAAAAGGAAATAAATTTAATATTGCAAAAATTTGTAATATTGATATAAAAGAGTTAGAACTAGCTTATTATAATCCACGAAAGTTTGAGCAATGGCACTGA
- a CDS encoding phosphoribosylaminoimidazolesuccinocarboxamide synthase, with protein MKRRNRLYEGKSKILYSGPTPNTNILFFKDDVSTISAANREILDGKGVLNNRISEYIFTKLQLLGIPTHFIQRINMREQLIRTAEIIPLQLVIRNAATGSLAKRFRLEEGSALPQTIIEFYYKEPSLGCPLVAEEHIAAFGWATSQEIEDIIQYCIRINDFLLGLFTAIDINLLDFKLEFGRVYNDNLMQLIVADEISPDTAKLYDTRTGTILGREQADVNYKELINGYKETASRLGLLKKTHIGNNVIPYLVQ; from the coding sequence ATGAAACGTCGTAATCGCCTTTATGAAGGTAAATCAAAAATTTTATATAGCGGCCCTACCCCCAACACAAATATTTTGTTCTTTAAGGATGATGTTAGCACTATAAGCGCGGCAAATAGAGAAATATTAGATGGCAAGGGTGTTCTAAACAATAGAATAAGTGAGTATATATTTACTAAATTACAACTGTTGGGTATACCAACGCATTTTATACAAAGAATAAATATGCGTGAACAGCTTATACGAACGGCAGAGATTATCCCTCTACAGTTAGTAATACGCAATGCAGCCACGGGCTCGTTAGCTAAGCGCTTTCGCTTAGAAGAAGGATCCGCATTACCACAAACAATTATTGAATTTTATTATAAAGAACCATCACTTGGATGCCCCCTAGTTGCCGAAGAGCATATAGCAGCTTTTGGTTGGGCTACGTCACAAGAAATAGAAGATATAATTCAATATTGCATAAGAATAAACGATTTTCTGCTTGGTCTATTTACCGCAATAGATATAAATTTATTGGACTTTAAATTAGAATTTGGACGCGTTTACAATGATAATTTGATGCAGTTAATAGTAGCCGATGAAATATCTCCTGATACAGCAAAGCTTTATGATACAAGAACTGGCACAATACTTGGGCGCGAGCAAGCAGACGTTAATTATAAAGAGTTAATTAATGGCTATAAAGAAACGGCTAGCCGCTTAGGGCTTTTAAAAAAAACACATATAGGCAATAATGTTATTCCTTATTTAGTACAATAA
- a CDS encoding flagellar biosynthetic protein FliO — MLYNFDMFNHISAMRTFFIFTVLFIILGAIYLIFLLLTHFTKNRPTKNRLALIEAISLDSKKKLVLVKCDEKEYLILLAPSGDILLKSIQKD; from the coding sequence ATGCTATATAATTTCGACATGTTTAATCATATCTCTGCAATGCGGACCTTTTTTATATTCACGGTGCTGTTTATAATTTTGGGCGCTATTTACCTAATTTTTCTTCTATTAACGCATTTTACAAAAAATAGACCAACAAAAAATAGACTTGCCTTAATAGAGGCAATTAGTTTAGATAGCAAAAAAAAACTAGTGTTAGTAAAATGTGACGAAAAAGAATATTTAATTCTATTAGCACCAAGTGGCGATATATTACTAAAATCTATACAAAAAGATTAA
- a CDS encoding response regulator: protein MFLLLAACAVLIAVVYLYYRKLARPYNLFEYAVKPIFILNAQDEICYANRAYKALAVHKGKLSINALFNSNKAVIRLFYGLKAEAIKGHMADAILPLNDDSMLHLQAQLLDNAGNLLCSLEVLTQENTDSKPLKINNEVNVNIDNLPLAACLIDKKGALVKHNSNFYIFFELDKLESKLQDLINPLDAKKLLQLFNRQHVAELAIDSTLRDNRHIKLFARKEISSDTILLLLLETTENEFLGQTSGENHKLQVVGQLAGGVAHDFNNILTAIIMSCDFLLNNHRSSDPAYPDLVSIKQNAERAAVLVHQLLAFSRRQNLRPVIVHMPDLIADTNSMLARILRDTTNLEINYGAALWPVSIDYVSFQRVMMNLLINAQDALGKNGGNIEIAVQNVPANEVEQYKFVELAHENYLLVSISDNGSGMAADVQAKIFEPFFTTKDIGKGTGLGLAMAYGIVKQSHGVIACQSELGKGTNFYIFLPATRAEVLANNSNVTVEESKTDPVDLSGSGNLLIVDDEDAIRSGLVRSLITRGYKVKEADNGAHALEVFSEDIDLVICDVLMPEMDGPTLYLHLKRLNPTIKFLFVSGFTKEIFQQKYQELGTDFHFISKPFSLKQLAVRVKEIL, encoded by the coding sequence ATGTTTTTACTTTTGGCAGCTTGCGCAGTACTGATAGCTGTAGTTTATTTATATTATCGTAAACTTGCTCGGCCTTATAATTTATTTGAATATGCTGTAAAACCAATTTTTATTTTAAACGCACAAGATGAAATTTGTTATGCAAATAGAGCTTATAAAGCCCTGGCTGTACATAAAGGAAAATTGAGTATTAATGCGCTATTTAATTCGAATAAAGCGGTTATCAGATTATTTTATGGACTTAAAGCAGAGGCAATAAAGGGGCATATGGCTGATGCAATTTTGCCTCTTAATGATGATTCGATGCTACATTTGCAAGCACAGTTGCTAGACAATGCTGGAAATTTGCTATGCTCATTAGAAGTGCTAACGCAAGAGAATACAGATTCTAAGCCTTTAAAAATTAATAATGAAGTTAATGTTAATATTGATAATCTTCCTTTAGCGGCTTGTTTAATTGATAAAAAAGGTGCTCTAGTAAAGCATAATAGTAATTTTTATATTTTTTTTGAACTAGATAAGCTAGAATCAAAGCTACAAGATCTTATAAACCCCTTAGATGCTAAAAAACTTTTGCAATTGTTTAATAGGCAGCACGTGGCGGAGTTAGCTATAGATTCTACTTTGCGTGATAATAGACATATTAAACTTTTTGCCAGAAAAGAAATAAGCAGCGACACAATTTTACTGCTGCTGCTTGAAACTACAGAAAATGAATTTTTAGGGCAAACAAGTGGAGAGAATCATAAGCTGCAAGTAGTTGGGCAATTGGCCGGGGGAGTTGCTCATGACTTTAATAATATTTTAACTGCTATAATTATGTCTTGCGATTTTTTGCTAAATAATCACCGTAGCTCCGATCCAGCGTATCCAGATTTGGTTTCTATAAAGCAGAATGCTGAGCGTGCTGCTGTTTTAGTGCATCAGTTACTTGCGTTTTCTCGCCGGCAAAATTTACGGCCAGTGATAGTGCATATGCCAGATTTAATTGCTGACACAAATAGTATGTTAGCGCGTATTTTGCGCGATACTACCAATTTAGAGATAAATTATGGCGCGGCATTGTGGCCAGTATCTATAGACTACGTTTCTTTTCAGCGTGTTATGATGAATTTGCTTATAAATGCTCAGGATGCGCTTGGCAAAAATGGCGGAAATATTGAGATTGCAGTTCAAAATGTGCCAGCAAATGAAGTAGAGCAATATAAATTCGTTGAGTTAGCGCATGAGAATTATTTATTGGTTTCTATAAGCGATAATGGTAGCGGAATGGCTGCGGATGTACAAGCAAAAATATTCGAGCCGTTTTTTACCACAAAGGATATCGGCAAGGGAACCGGGCTAGGGCTTGCCATGGCATATGGTATCGTTAAGCAAAGTCATGGTGTTATCGCTTGTCAATCAGAGCTGGGCAAGGGCACCAATTTTTACATTTTTCTTCCGGCTACCCGTGCTGAAGTTTTAGCTAATAATTCTAATGTAACAGTAGAAGAATCAAAAACCGACCCCGTTGATCTTTCTGGTAGTGGAAATTTATTAATAGTAGATGATGAAGATGCTATACGGTCTGGCTTGGTTCGATCACTCATTACTAGGGGGTATAAAGTAAAGGAAGCGGATAATGGAGCGCACGCTTTGGAGGTGTTTAGCGAAGATATAGATTTAGTTATTTGTGATGTATTAATGCCAGAAATGGACGGGCCAACGTTATATCTACATTTAAAAAGATTAAATCCAACAATTAAATTCCTTTTCGTTTCTGGCTTCACAAAAGAAATTTTTCAGCAAAAATATCAAGAATTAGGAACGGATTTTCATTTT